TCCAAGAACATCTGCAAGCTCTTTAAGAGGGTTGAATCCGTCTTCACTCTTCACGCCGCGTCCTCCGGCGATGATGACCTTCGCTTCAGACAGGTCCACCCCTTCGCTCGCTTTGCGTACAACTTCCTTGATGATTGTGCGTAAATCCTTGATATCGACAGACAGCGCAGAGACTTCACCTGAACGTGATTCGTCCTTCGCCAGTGGCTCAATGTTATTCGGACGGATCGTTGCAAAGATCACACCGTCAGTCACGATCTTCTTCTCAAATGCTTTACCTGAGTAGATCGGTCTTGTAAATACAAGGTTTCCGCCTGCTTCTTCAAGGTCGGTCGCATCGGAAATCAAACCGGTGCTCAGCTTGCTCGCCACTTTCGGTGACAGATCCTTCCCAAGCGCCGTATGTCCGAAAATGATCCCTTCAGGCTTCTCCTGATCAATGACGGAAAGAACCGCTTGTGAATAACCATCCGACGTATATTGCTCCAGCTTGTCGTCTTCTACGACCACGACTTTGTCGGCGCCGTAGTGAATCATTTCTTCACCTAAAGCGCTTACACTTTTGCCAATTAAAACGCCAACTACTTCTCCGCCTTCTGCTACTGTTTTACCTGCCGCAATCGCTTCAAAGGAAACATTACGTAATGAACCGTCCCGAACTTCTCCAAGTACCAATACTTTTCTCGCCATGTTAAATACCCCCTGAATGTTTGTTAATGCTGTGCTCTTGCTTTATATGACTTTCGCTTCATTGCGAAGAAGTGAAACAAGCTCTGATACTTGGGCATCCAAGTCGCCTTCTAATACTTTTCCTGCTTCTTTCTTCGGTGGAAGGTAAATTTCAATCGTTTTTGTTTTCGCTTCTACATCATCTTCATCAAGATCGATGTCATCAAGTTCCAATTCTTCAAGCGGCTTTTTCTTCGCCTTCATGATCCCTGGAAGTGATGGATAGCGTGGTTCGTTCAACCCTTGCTGTGCCGTCACAAGAAG
The nucleotide sequence above comes from Bacillus sp. KH172YL63. Encoded proteins:
- a CDS encoding electron transfer flavoprotein subunit alpha/FixB family protein; translation: MARKVLVLGEVRDGSLRNVSFEAIAAGKTVAEGGEVVGVLIGKSVSALGEEMIHYGADKVVVVEDDKLEQYTSDGYSQAVLSVIDQEKPEGIIFGHTALGKDLSPKVASKLSTGLISDATDLEEAGGNLVFTRPIYSGKAFEKKIVTDGVIFATIRPNNIEPLAKDESRSGEVSALSVDIKDLRTIIKEVVRKASEGVDLSEAKVIIAGGRGVKSEDGFNPLKELADVLGGAVGASRGACDADYCDYSLQIGQTGKVVTPDLYIACGISGAIQHLAGMSNSKVIVAINKDPEANIFNVADYGIVGDLFEVVPMLTEEFKKLKVSSS